Proteins encoded within one genomic window of Pieris brassicae chromosome 12, ilPieBrab1.1, whole genome shotgun sequence:
- the LOC123717493 gene encoding uncharacterized protein LOC123717493, producing the protein MLTSSAQTLQTSADCLRRQLARLLIYCPINHSSYRATKDLLQLVATRKLRTRAFGSLAIDMTLLPSSVMFFTSYTVIALQFNNVV; encoded by the exons ATGCTTACGAGCAGCGCTCAAACACTTCAGACTTCAGCTGACTGTCTTCGACGCCAACTTGCTAGGCTCTTGATTTATTGTCCTATTA ATCACAGCTCATACAGGGCCACAAAGGATCTATTACAACTGGTCGCAACTCGCAAGCTACGCACACGCGCCTTTGGATCTCTTGCGATTGATATGACACTGCTACCATCTAGTGTCATGTTCTTTACATCTTACACTGTTATAGCTTtgcaatttaataatgtagttTAA